In Antennarius striatus isolate MH-2024 chromosome 8, ASM4005453v1, whole genome shotgun sequence, a single window of DNA contains:
- the LOC137600223 gene encoding dynein axonemal light chain 4, producing the protein MAATGEGKKDEADYKRLHSFPLIRHTDMPEEMRVETMELCVTACEKFATNNESAAKMIKESMDKKFGSSWHVVIGEGFGFEVTHEVKNLLYMFFGGSLAVCVWKCS; encoded by the exons ATGGCGGCGACCGGAGAGGGCAAGAAGGACGAGGCGGACTACAAGAGGCTCCACAGCTTCCCCCTCATCCGG CACACGGATATGCCAGAGGAGATGCGGGTGGAGACCATGGAGCTCTGCGTCACAGCCTGCGAGAAGTTCGCCACCAACAACGAG AGCGCCGCCAAGATGATCAAGGAGTCGATGGACAAGAAGTTCGGCAGCTCCTGGCACGTGGTGATCGGAGAAGGCTTCGGCTTCGAGGTCACGCACGAAGTCAAGAACCTGCTCTACATGTTCTTCGGAGGGagtctggctgtgtgtgtgtggaagtgcTCGTAG